The proteins below are encoded in one region of Sphingobacterium sp. R2:
- a CDS encoding TetR/AcrR family transcriptional regulator: MTGQQENIREEIILSSMKVFETYGFARVSMQDISKACGKGRSTLYYYFTSKMDVFDAIAEYLCQQVFQVASQTYHRNASLEDNLVGFLQAKLRQINLITKRFHLAFEDMKSDPALMVSKTRYMLDDEIKLIRKMIELAIKKEEIQPLGEQDILFLSEMLVTTSRCFEQEVLLFDRFPDFEARLSWLISICVKGLR, from the coding sequence ATGACAGGTCAACAGGAAAATATTAGAGAAGAAATTATCCTATCTTCCATGAAAGTGTTTGAAACATATGGATTTGCAAGAGTTTCTATGCAGGATATTTCAAAAGCTTGTGGAAAGGGGCGGAGCACTTTGTATTATTATTTTACCAGTAAAATGGACGTGTTCGATGCAATTGCCGAGTATTTGTGTCAACAGGTATTTCAGGTTGCGAGTCAAACATACCATAGAAACGCTTCATTGGAAGATAACCTAGTTGGTTTTTTACAGGCAAAATTGCGCCAAATTAACTTAATCACTAAGCGTTTTCATCTCGCATTTGAAGACATGAAGTCAGATCCAGCTTTGATGGTTTCAAAAACGCGTTACATGTTGGATGATGAAATCAAGCTGATCCGTAAAATGATTGAATTAGCCATTAAGAAAGAAGAAATTCAGCCGCTTGGTGAACAAGACATCTTATTCTTATCGGAAATGTTAGTGACCACATCGCGTTGTTTTGAACAGGAAGTTTTACTCTTTGACCGTTTTCCAGATTTTGAAGCTAGACTTTCCTGGCTGATAAGCATCTGCGTCAAAGGCCTTCGCTAA